In candidate division KSB1 bacterium, the genomic window TACTCTTACATATCGAGCACGTTTAATAGTTAAATGTGACGGTGATACTATCATTTTGATAGAAAAGGTAAGTACAAAACATTATGAGTAATAATGATTTTTATACAGACAGTCCCATTCATCCGGGCGAGCATTTGAAAGATACTCTTGCATCTTTTGGTCTCTCACAAACTGAATTATCTAATCGTATTGGAAAGTCCAGAAAGGTCATCAATGAAATTATTTCCGGCAAAGCTCCTATTGCACCCAGCACTGCGATTCTTTTAGAACGTGTTCTAAATGTGCCGGCTCATGTATGGAATAATCTACAGCGTAATTTTGACCTGAATATTGCATATCTATCTGAGCAAGTCAAAATAAAAAAGGAAAGTAAATTATTAAGCTACTTTCCTATTCGTCAAATGATCAAATTTGGGTGGATTCCGGAGTGTATGTCTAATGAAGAAAAAGTAAAAAATTTACTTTCATTTTTTTGTGTATCCAGCCTCATGAATATTGAAAACTCTCTATCTGTTCAATTTCGTCGATCGATAAGAGATAATATTTCAAAAGAAGCTTTATACGCATGGATCCGGCAAGGTGAATATGAAGTCAGAAAAATTGAAACTTCAACCTACGACAAAATTGGTTTACAAAAATGTCTATCAGAATTGAGAAATCTTACAAATGTTTCACCGGAACTGTTTCAACCTGAAGTTAAGAGAATTTGTGCTGGAGTTGGTGTTGCTGTTGTGTTTGTTCCAGAACTTCCAAAAACATACATCAATGGCGCCACATTTTGGTTTGATGGTTTTAAAAAATCAGCACTTTTATTAAGCCTTCGGTTTAAGACAAATGACAATCTTTGGTTTAGTTTTTTTCATGAATTAGGCCACATCATACTACATCGCAAAAAGGAAAACTTCCTGGATATCTCTGATTTAAAACTCACTGGTGAAGATCGAATCAAAGAAAAAGAAGCCGACACTTTTGCTGCTAATATTTTAATTCCGGATGCA contains:
- a CDS encoding HigA family addiction module antidote protein yields the protein MSNNDFYTDSPIHPGEHLKDTLASFGLSQTELSNRIGKSRKVINEIISGKAPIAPSTAILLERVLNVPAHVWNNLQRNFDLNIAYLSEQVKIKKESKLLSYFPIRQMIKFGWIPECMSNEEKVKNLLSFFCVSSLMNIENSLSVQFRRSIRDNISKEALYAWIRQGEYEVRKIETSTYDKIGLQKCLSELRNLTNVSPELFQPEVKRICAGVGVAVVFVPELPKTYINGATFWFDGFKKSALLLSLRFKTNDNLWFSFFHELGHIILHRKKENFLDISDLKLTGEDRIKEKEADTFAANILIPDAKWNDFKYSVPYTRQKILQFSQDIAIAPGIVVGRLQKEELLPYSHLNGLKEKYQWVLD